One Equus asinus isolate D_3611 breed Donkey chromosome 26, EquAss-T2T_v2, whole genome shotgun sequence genomic window carries:
- the TSEN34 gene encoding tRNA-splicing endonuclease subunit Sen34 isoform X2: MLVVEVANGRSLVWGAEAVQALRERLGVGGRTVGALPRGPRQNSRLGLPLLLMPEEARLLAEIGAVTLVSAPRPDPRQHSLTLASFKRQQDKGFQEQSALAAEARETRRQELREKIAEGQAAKKQRLEQDSRAGESQEASGNPAAGENEASASQASGEQEEAGSSSPQPGTSDGVAPLPRSALLVQLATARPRPIKARPLDWRVQSKDWPHAGRPAHELRYSIYRDLWERGFFLSAAGKFGGDFLVYPGDPLRFHAHYIAQCWAPGDPIPLQDLVSAGRLGTSVRKTLLLCSPQPDEHLLAVLFL; this comes from the exons ATGCTGGTGGTGGAGGTGGCGAACGGCCGCTCCCTGGTGTGGGGGGCCGAGGCGGTGCAGGCGCTGCGGGAGCGCCTGGGCGTGGGGGGCCGCACGGTGGGCGCCCTGCCGCGCGGGCCGCGCCAGAACTCGCGCCTGGGCCTCCCGCTGCTGCTGATGCCCGAAGAGGCGCGGCTCCTGGCCGAGATCGGCGCCGTGACCCTGGTCAGCGCCCCGCGCCCGGATCCCCGCCAGCACAGCCTG ACTCTAGCATCCTTCAAGCGCCAGCAAGACAAGGGCTTCCAGGAGCAAAGCGCCCTGGCAGCTGAAGCCCGCGAGACCCGTCGTCAGGAGCTCCGCGAGAAGATTGCGGAGGGCCAGGCTGCGAAGAAGCAGAGGCTGGAACAGGATTCGAGGGCCGGCGAGAGCCAGGAGGCCAGTGGGAACCCAGCTGCTGGAGAGAACGAGGCCAGCGCTAGCCAGGCCTCGGGAGAGCAGGAGGAAGCCG gctcctcctctccccaaccaGGGACTTCAGATGGGGTGGCCCCCTTGCCCAGGTCCGCTCTGCTCGTCCAGCTGGCCACTGCCAGGCCTCGACCCATCAAGGCCAGGCCCCTGGACTGGCGTGTCCAGTCCAAAGACTGGCCCCACGCTGGCCGCCCTGCCCATGAGCTTCGCTACAGCATCTACCGAGACCTATGGGAGCGCGGCTTCTTCCTCAGCGCCGCCGGCAAGTTCGGCGGCGACTTCCTGGTCTACCCTG GTGACCCGCTGCGGTTCCACGCCCACTACATTGCTCAGTGCTGGGCTCCTGGGGACCCCATCCCACTCCAGGACCTGGTTTCTGCCGGCCGCCTCGGAACCAGCGTCAGAAAGACGCTGCTCCTTTGTTCTCCGCAGCCTGATG AGCACTTACTGGCCGTGTTGTTTTTGTAG
- the TSEN34 gene encoding tRNA-splicing endonuclease subunit Sen34 isoform X1 codes for MLVVEVANGRSLVWGAEAVQALRERLGVGGRTVGALPRGPRQNSRLGLPLLLMPEEARLLAEIGAVTLVSAPRPDPRQHSLTLASFKRQQDKGFQEQSALAAEARETRRQELREKIAEGQAAKKQRLEQDSRAGESQEASGNPAAGENEASASQASGEQEEAGSSSPQPGTSDGVAPLPRSALLVQLATARPRPIKARPLDWRVQSKDWPHAGRPAHELRYSIYRDLWERGFFLSAAGKFGGDFLVYPGDPLRFHAHYIAQCWAPGDPIPLQDLVSAGRLGTSVRKTLLLCSPQPDGKVVYTSLQWASLQ; via the exons ATGCTGGTGGTGGAGGTGGCGAACGGCCGCTCCCTGGTGTGGGGGGCCGAGGCGGTGCAGGCGCTGCGGGAGCGCCTGGGCGTGGGGGGCCGCACGGTGGGCGCCCTGCCGCGCGGGCCGCGCCAGAACTCGCGCCTGGGCCTCCCGCTGCTGCTGATGCCCGAAGAGGCGCGGCTCCTGGCCGAGATCGGCGCCGTGACCCTGGTCAGCGCCCCGCGCCCGGATCCCCGCCAGCACAGCCTG ACTCTAGCATCCTTCAAGCGCCAGCAAGACAAGGGCTTCCAGGAGCAAAGCGCCCTGGCAGCTGAAGCCCGCGAGACCCGTCGTCAGGAGCTCCGCGAGAAGATTGCGGAGGGCCAGGCTGCGAAGAAGCAGAGGCTGGAACAGGATTCGAGGGCCGGCGAGAGCCAGGAGGCCAGTGGGAACCCAGCTGCTGGAGAGAACGAGGCCAGCGCTAGCCAGGCCTCGGGAGAGCAGGAGGAAGCCG gctcctcctctccccaaccaGGGACTTCAGATGGGGTGGCCCCCTTGCCCAGGTCCGCTCTGCTCGTCCAGCTGGCCACTGCCAGGCCTCGACCCATCAAGGCCAGGCCCCTGGACTGGCGTGTCCAGTCCAAAGACTGGCCCCACGCTGGCCGCCCTGCCCATGAGCTTCGCTACAGCATCTACCGAGACCTATGGGAGCGCGGCTTCTTCCTCAGCGCCGCCGGCAAGTTCGGCGGCGACTTCCTGGTCTACCCTG GTGACCCGCTGCGGTTCCACGCCCACTACATTGCTCAGTGCTGGGCTCCTGGGGACCCCATCCCACTCCAGGACCTGGTTTCTGCCGGCCGCCTCGGAACCAGCGTCAGAAAGACGCTGCTCCTTTGTTCTCCGCAGCCTGATGGTAAGGTGGTCTACACCTCCCTGCAGTGGGCCAGCCTGCAGTGA